A genomic segment from Neodiprion lecontei isolate iyNeoLeco1 chromosome 1, iyNeoLeco1.1, whole genome shotgun sequence encodes:
- the LOC107219411 gene encoding vacuolar protein sorting-associated protein 11 homolog isoform X1, which translates to MMAFLEWRRFNFFDLKKEVDSGKISEALGEAQVTAATSGNGDLVFGDNTGNVHLVNRKYVITTFRAYEITLTLAQQVQHSTFLFTIGEDEPGCNPTIKVWNLAKLDKHGNPTCVRISRAVPGYRAVPASALCVHSGLTLMAVGFGDGSIMLYRGDLTRERKNKIRILKDSNTPVTGLAIRSTGKQTHMFVATTTSVFLYNITVKDKEYKTSLDNMGCSRKCSVLADSTQGSHFMIGRNDAVYCYTPDGRGPCYAVDGQKIMLEWFRSYLVIIAKEAANVPRTTTICAKPNTIEPIPPGADKHTITVLDIQNKVIVFSAPMLSVQAVLSEWGGFFILSGNSKLYHLDEKDLQSKLTLLFKKNLYDVSIRIAKSQQYDAEGLVDIFRQYGDHLYSKGDHNGAIEQYIKTIGKLEPSYVIRKFLDSQHIDNLTTYLQALHKQGQATGDHTTLLLNCYTKLNHTEKLKEFIMTKDREVDFDVEIAIKVCRQASSEDALLLATKHGKHEWYLRIQIEDKAEYKGALEYIATLDFEEAESNMKKYGSVLIEHVPNEATQFLKRLCTNYRPANKPLVDQATLDGSVEQSIEKANPEEFIHLFLGNSERLVEFLEHLVKCESKWSTLVYNTLVEHYLHVWSALGSEVAKLQYEQKVVRLLQSSEASYDKDQILILCQQHNFRRGILFLYEERKLYQEILQYHLREGDNEQILATCKRFGHQDPNLWVQALWSVARNKNASSKLLADILTYIAKEKLLSPLMVVDALSTSMSCTLGDVRNYLNNVLRTENEQTQADTDLTKKYQADTQKLREQIESIKNNTIIFQGSRCSACHDQLELPSVHFMCQHSYHQHCFQSFSENENECPACLPNNKKLLDIIKAQEQSRDLHETFHSLLDRAEDPFSLVADYFGRGVFKKLTVITDADKPQALPSSKFQEPKPKFQEPKPNYYAYGAGAEAKLRLGEGRNTNLVTLEPRYVGSDTPSNVVIPIPEGRLRVLAKPDFYSSSFDTSLSGPTSGTSTPRSSRKGSPIPIREARILNISSPKMSPAQKTFIPPKTPIVPLNPFTGDGYDESKNPFAEDNNTVEDDPFQEDDDYDKNLNPFAS; encoded by the exons atgatgGCGTTCCTGGAG TGGAGGCGGTTCAACTTCTTCGATTTGAAGAAGGAAGTGGACAGTGGCAAAATATCTGAAGCTCTTGGG GAAGCTCAAGTCACAGCAGCAACCAGTGGAAATGGAGACCTTGTCTTTGGTGATAACACAGGTAACGTGCACTTGGTGAACAGAAAATATGTGATCACAACATTTCGTGCCTACGAAATAACGTTGACCTTAGCCCAACAAGTACAACATTCTACCTTCTTATTTACAATTGGT gAAGATGAGCCTGGTTGTAATCCGACAATAAAAGTTTGGAATCTAGCCAAGCTGGACAAACACGGTAATCCAACTTGTGTTAGAATCAGCAGAGCCGTTCCTGGGTACCGTGCAGTTCCAGCTAGTGCATTGTGTGTTCATAGCGGGCTTACTTTGATGGCTGTTGGTTTCGGCGATGGATCCATTATGCTCTACAG aGGTGACCTGACACgggaaaggaaaaataaaatacgaataCTGAAGGACAGTAATACACCTGTAACTGGACTTGCAATACGATCGACAGGCAAGCAAACTCATATGTTTGTTGCAACAACCACTAGTGTATTCCTGTATAATATCACTGTCAAGGATAAAGAGTATAAAACTAGTTTAGATAATATGGGGTGCTCAAGGAAGTGCAGCGTTTTGGCTGACTCAACCCAAGGCAGTCACTTCATGATCGGGCGCAATGAT GCTGTGTACTGTTACACACCAGATGGAAGAGGTCCATGTTATGCAGTGGATGGACAAAAAATCATGCTGGAATGGTTTCGAAGTTATCTAGTGATAATAGCCAAGGAGGCTGCCAATGTTCCCAGAACAACAACTATTTGTGCAAAACCTAA TACTATAGAACCTATACCTCCAGGTGCAGATAAGCACACGATCACGGTTCTTGATATTCAGAACAAAGTTATTGTATTTTCTGCACCAATGTTGTCAGTCCAAGCTGTCTTATCAGAGTGGGGTGGCTTCTTCATTTTGAGCGGCAATAGTAAGCTGTATCACTTAGATGAAAAGGATTTACAATCAAAGCTgacattattattcaaaaaaaatctttacgaTGTTTCAATACG AATAGCAAAAAGTCAACAATATGATGCGGAGGGACTTGTAGATATATTCCGCCAGTATGGAGACCATCTGTATTCGAAAGGTGATCATAACGGGGCCATAGAACAATATATAAAAACGATTGGAAAGCTTGAACCGTCTTATGTGATACGAAAATTCTTGGATTCGCAACACATTGACAATTTAACGACGTACCTTCAAGCACTGCATAAACAAGGTCAAGCTACTGGGGACCACACTACTTTATTGTTAAACTGTTATACAAAATTGAACCATACtgagaaattaaaagaatttATCATG ACCAAGGACCGCGAAGTGGATTTCGATGTCGAAATAGCCATAAAAGTGTGTCGCCAGGCATCATCAGAAGATGCATTACTCTTGGCTACAAAACATGGCAAACACGAATGGTATTTGCGAATTCAAATAGAAGATAAAGCTGAATATAAAGGGGCTCTGGAATACATTGCAACTTTAGATTTCGAAGAG GCTGAGtcaaatatgaaaaagtaCGGAAGCGTATTAATTGAACATGTACCAAATGAGGCaacacaatttttaaaaagattGTGTACTAATTATAGACCTGCAAATAAACCTCTTGTTGACCAG GCCACGTTGGATGGATCTGTCGAACAGAGCATCGAAAAAGCTAATCCAGAAGAATTCATACATTTGTTCCTTGGCAATTCTGAACGTCTGGTTGAATTTTTAGAGCATCTAGTAAAATGTGAAAGCAA ATGGAGCACGTTAGTGTATAATACCTTAGTAGAACATTATCTACACGTGTGGTCAGCCTTAGGTAGTGAGGTAGCAAAACTCCAGTATGAACAAAAAGTTGTCAGATTGTTACAAAGTTCGGAAGCTAGTTATGATAAAGATCAGATATTAATACTCTGCCAACAGCACAACTTTCGACGAGGTATACTCTTTCTgtatgaagaaagaaaatt GTACCAAGAGATTCTGCAGTACCATTTACGTGAAGGCGATAATGAACAAATTTTGGCAACCTGTAAACGATTTGGTCATCAAGATCCTAATTTGTGGGTTCAGGCTTTGTGGAGTGTAGCTAGGAACAAAAACGCATCATCGAAACTTTTAGCTGACATTCTAACATATATTG caaaagaaaaacttttgtCACCATTGATGGTGGTGGATGCGTTATCAACATCAATGTCCTGTACACTGGGTGATGtacgaaattatttgaataatgtaCTGCGCACTGAAAATGAACAGACGCAGGCTGACACAGACCtaacgaaaaaatatcaagcAGATACACAGAAATTAAGAGAGCAAATAGAATCTATCAAAAATaacacaatcatttttcaaggGTCACGCTGCAGTGCGTGTCATGACCAGCTAGAACTTCCTTCGGTTCACTTTATGTGTCAACATTCCTACCACCAACA CTGCTTTCAAAGCttttctgaaaacgaaaatgaatgtCCAGCTTGCCTCCCGAACAATAAGAAGTTATTAGATATCATCAAAGCGCAAGAACAATCAAGAGACCTTCATGAAACATTTCATAGTCTATTGGATCGAGCTGAAGATCCATTCTCTCTTGTTGCTGATTATTTTGGTCGGGgcgtatttaaaaaattaacagtcATCACTGACGCTGATAAACCACAGGCATTACCATCATCAAAGTTTCAAGAACCAAAGCCTAAGTTTCAGGAGCCTAAACCAAACTATTATGCATATGGTGCAGGAGCTGAAGCAAAGCTCAGACTGGGAGAAGGAAGAAATACAAATCTTG TTACGTTAGAACCAAGATATGTCGGCAGTGATACACCATCAAACGTTGTGATACCAATACCTGAAGGAAGATTAAGAGTTCTTGCTAAACCTGACTTCTACTCGTCATCTTTCGACACAAGTTTGTCAGGACCAACTAGTGGAACGTCAACGCCTCGATCTTCCCGAAAAGGTTCACCGATCCCAATTAGAGAAGCGCGGATTCTAAATATCTCATCCCCCAAAATGTCACCAGCTCAAAAAACCTTTATTCCACCGAAAACGCCCATTGTTCCATTGAATCCTTTTACAGGAGATGGTTATGACGAATCAAAAAATCCTTTCGCTGAAGATAATAATACAGTAGAAGACGATCCATTTCAAGAAGATGATGATTATGATAAAAATCTCAATCCATTTGCAAGCTAG
- the LOC107219411 gene encoding vacuolar protein sorting-associated protein 11 homolog isoform X2 encodes MMAFLEWRRFNFFDLKKEVDSGKISEALGEAQVTAATSGNGDLVFGDNTGNVHLVNRKYVITTFRAYEITLTLAQQVQHSTFLFTIGEDEPGCNPTIKVWNLAKLDKHGNPTCVRISRAVPGYRAVPASALCVHSGLTLMAVGFGDGSIMLYRGDLTRERKNKIRILKDSNTPVTGLAIRSTGKQTHMFVATTTSVFLYNITVKDKEYKTSLDNMGCSRKCSVLADSTQGSHFMIGRNDAVYCYTPDGRGPCYAVDGQKIMLEWFRSYLVIIAKEAANVPRTTTICAKPNTIEPIPPGADKHTITVLDIQNKVIVFSAPMLSVQAVLSEWGGFFILSGNSKLYHLDEKDLQSKLTLLFKKNLYDVSIRIAKSQQYDAEGLVDIFRQYGDHLYSKGDHNGAIEQYIKTIGKLEPSYVIRKFLDSQHIDNLTTYLQALHKQGQATGDHTTLLLNCYTKLNHTEKLKEFIMTKDREVDFDVEIAIKVCRQASSEDALLLATKHGKHEWYLRIQIEDKAEYKGALEYIATLDFEEAESNMKKYGSVLIEHVPNEATQFLKRLCTNYRPANKPLVDQATLDGSVEQSIEKANPEEFIHLFLGNSERLVEFLEHLVKCESNCFQSFSENENECPACLPNNKKLLDIIKAQEQSRDLHETFHSLLDRAEDPFSLVADYFGRGVFKKLTVITDADKPQALPSSKFQEPKPKFQEPKPNYYAYGAGAEAKLRLGEGRNTNLVTLEPRYVGSDTPSNVVIPIPEGRLRVLAKPDFYSSSFDTSLSGPTSGTSTPRSSRKGSPIPIREARILNISSPKMSPAQKTFIPPKTPIVPLNPFTGDGYDESKNPFAEDNNTVEDDPFQEDDDYDKNLNPFAS; translated from the exons atgatgGCGTTCCTGGAG TGGAGGCGGTTCAACTTCTTCGATTTGAAGAAGGAAGTGGACAGTGGCAAAATATCTGAAGCTCTTGGG GAAGCTCAAGTCACAGCAGCAACCAGTGGAAATGGAGACCTTGTCTTTGGTGATAACACAGGTAACGTGCACTTGGTGAACAGAAAATATGTGATCACAACATTTCGTGCCTACGAAATAACGTTGACCTTAGCCCAACAAGTACAACATTCTACCTTCTTATTTACAATTGGT gAAGATGAGCCTGGTTGTAATCCGACAATAAAAGTTTGGAATCTAGCCAAGCTGGACAAACACGGTAATCCAACTTGTGTTAGAATCAGCAGAGCCGTTCCTGGGTACCGTGCAGTTCCAGCTAGTGCATTGTGTGTTCATAGCGGGCTTACTTTGATGGCTGTTGGTTTCGGCGATGGATCCATTATGCTCTACAG aGGTGACCTGACACgggaaaggaaaaataaaatacgaataCTGAAGGACAGTAATACACCTGTAACTGGACTTGCAATACGATCGACAGGCAAGCAAACTCATATGTTTGTTGCAACAACCACTAGTGTATTCCTGTATAATATCACTGTCAAGGATAAAGAGTATAAAACTAGTTTAGATAATATGGGGTGCTCAAGGAAGTGCAGCGTTTTGGCTGACTCAACCCAAGGCAGTCACTTCATGATCGGGCGCAATGAT GCTGTGTACTGTTACACACCAGATGGAAGAGGTCCATGTTATGCAGTGGATGGACAAAAAATCATGCTGGAATGGTTTCGAAGTTATCTAGTGATAATAGCCAAGGAGGCTGCCAATGTTCCCAGAACAACAACTATTTGTGCAAAACCTAA TACTATAGAACCTATACCTCCAGGTGCAGATAAGCACACGATCACGGTTCTTGATATTCAGAACAAAGTTATTGTATTTTCTGCACCAATGTTGTCAGTCCAAGCTGTCTTATCAGAGTGGGGTGGCTTCTTCATTTTGAGCGGCAATAGTAAGCTGTATCACTTAGATGAAAAGGATTTACAATCAAAGCTgacattattattcaaaaaaaatctttacgaTGTTTCAATACG AATAGCAAAAAGTCAACAATATGATGCGGAGGGACTTGTAGATATATTCCGCCAGTATGGAGACCATCTGTATTCGAAAGGTGATCATAACGGGGCCATAGAACAATATATAAAAACGATTGGAAAGCTTGAACCGTCTTATGTGATACGAAAATTCTTGGATTCGCAACACATTGACAATTTAACGACGTACCTTCAAGCACTGCATAAACAAGGTCAAGCTACTGGGGACCACACTACTTTATTGTTAAACTGTTATACAAAATTGAACCATACtgagaaattaaaagaatttATCATG ACCAAGGACCGCGAAGTGGATTTCGATGTCGAAATAGCCATAAAAGTGTGTCGCCAGGCATCATCAGAAGATGCATTACTCTTGGCTACAAAACATGGCAAACACGAATGGTATTTGCGAATTCAAATAGAAGATAAAGCTGAATATAAAGGGGCTCTGGAATACATTGCAACTTTAGATTTCGAAGAG GCTGAGtcaaatatgaaaaagtaCGGAAGCGTATTAATTGAACATGTACCAAATGAGGCaacacaatttttaaaaagattGTGTACTAATTATAGACCTGCAAATAAACCTCTTGTTGACCAG GCCACGTTGGATGGATCTGTCGAACAGAGCATCGAAAAAGCTAATCCAGAAGAATTCATACATTTGTTCCTTGGCAATTCTGAACGTCTGGTTGAATTTTTAGAGCATCTAGTAAAATGTGAAAGCAA CTGCTTTCAAAGCttttctgaaaacgaaaatgaatgtCCAGCTTGCCTCCCGAACAATAAGAAGTTATTAGATATCATCAAAGCGCAAGAACAATCAAGAGACCTTCATGAAACATTTCATAGTCTATTGGATCGAGCTGAAGATCCATTCTCTCTTGTTGCTGATTATTTTGGTCGGGgcgtatttaaaaaattaacagtcATCACTGACGCTGATAAACCACAGGCATTACCATCATCAAAGTTTCAAGAACCAAAGCCTAAGTTTCAGGAGCCTAAACCAAACTATTATGCATATGGTGCAGGAGCTGAAGCAAAGCTCAGACTGGGAGAAGGAAGAAATACAAATCTTG TTACGTTAGAACCAAGATATGTCGGCAGTGATACACCATCAAACGTTGTGATACCAATACCTGAAGGAAGATTAAGAGTTCTTGCTAAACCTGACTTCTACTCGTCATCTTTCGACACAAGTTTGTCAGGACCAACTAGTGGAACGTCAACGCCTCGATCTTCCCGAAAAGGTTCACCGATCCCAATTAGAGAAGCGCGGATTCTAAATATCTCATCCCCCAAAATGTCACCAGCTCAAAAAACCTTTATTCCACCGAAAACGCCCATTGTTCCATTGAATCCTTTTACAGGAGATGGTTATGACGAATCAAAAAATCCTTTCGCTGAAGATAATAATACAGTAGAAGACGATCCATTTCAAGAAGATGATGATTATGATAAAAATCTCAATCCATTTGCAAGCTAG